The following proteins come from a genomic window of Populus nigra chromosome 6, ddPopNigr1.1, whole genome shotgun sequence:
- the LOC133695674 gene encoding wound-responsive protein GWIN3-like, with protein sequence MEITKFLGFSFLLFAFAATSFPEAVHAKDAAAVLDVFGNEVQAGARYIIVAPSNDNTTTLAVTATGKIICNSDVILSTLNESLPITFSPAIKSNDGVIREGSYLNVNFDAPMCLMWGVTTMWMVELSPTTEGYILTTGGVDRLNRFKITKYEGDNSFYQLSFCPMSEPFCECSCVPVGVNSDKHLAPNVGPLLVMFEPDAY encoded by the coding sequence atggaGATCACTAAATTTCtagggttctccttccttctctTTGCCTTCGCAGCAACTTCATTTCCTGAGGCCGTTCATGCCAAAGATGCTGCAGCAGTGCTCGATGTCTTCGGTAATGAGGTGCAAGCTGGTGCTCGTTATATAATCGTAGCCCCCTCGAATGACAATACAACAACTCTTGCGGTCACTGCGACTGGCAAGATCATATGCAATTCAGATGTTATACTTTCCACTTTGAACGAGAGCCTCCCAATAACATTTTCACCAGCTATAAAATCCAACGATGGTGTCATCCGTGAAGGTTCTTATCTAAATGTGAACTTTGATGCACCCATGTGTCTGATGTGGGGCGTGACAACGATGTGGATGGTTGAATTGAGTCCAACAACGGAAGGATACATTCTGACCACCGGAGGTGTTGATAGATTGAATCGGTTTAAGATCACCAAGTATGAAGGTGATAATAGTTTTTATCAGCTTTCTTTTTGTCCAATGTCCGAACCCTTCTGTGAATGCTCATGCGTCCCAGTTGGCGTCAACAGTGACAAGCACTTGGCTCCCAATGTCGGCCCTCTTCTTGTGATGTTCGAACCAGATGCATATTGA